The Diceros bicornis minor isolate mBicDic1 chromosome 18, mDicBic1.mat.cur, whole genome shotgun sequence sequence CCAAAGTGAAAATGACTGGTTCTTGACTATTTAAATACAAAGCCAAGTTATTTGCCATTATTTGGTACCTTTTAACACCATCAGGTGTCTGCTTAGTATCAGAAACAGGATGAAAACACACTCCAATCTGAGCAAGGCCAAAAGGTAGCCTCTTGTTTACCAGATCCAGGCAATTAACATAGTGTTCCAAGGCACCTGTCAAAAGATAAATCAAATCTATTCTATAAACCCACATCATTTTGGTCAATTTATAGACaaattactactaataataatgcTAACACAGCAGTACAAGTAGCATGGATCTATTAAGGTAGATCTTAATTGATTACAACTTAATTTTAGGTAGCTTCCCTCCAACTTCTTAGTTTGAAGATTTTCAAATCTCCAAGCAAACTGAAAGAATAGTACAATAAACACCTGTAAACACTTCACCTAGATTCACCAATTgtcaacattttgccacatttgttttttcttgttcctCAAACATTTCAGTATGCATctcctaaaattaaaaatattctctgtATACTATGCACTATAAAATTAATCATATAATTTCATCTAACAGATGGTTGATATTCTGTTTTCTCTGATTGTCACCCAAAATGTCATTTATTGCTGTTCTCTTTCTCCCTAATTAAGGTTCATGCACGCATTTTGATTAGGTCTCTTTAATCTCTTTGAATCTAGAACATTTCCCCTGACTCCTCCTTCTCTACCTTTGCTTTTAATGATACTGACTTTTGATTTGAGTCCAGGCCAATCATAGATTATCTCACATTAGagatttgtctgattgtttccttaTGATTTAACTTGGGTTCATTATTTTTAGCAGGAATAAATACTACATAGTTGATgtgcatgtcttttttttttttttttgtgagatcagccctgagctaacatccatgctaatcctcctctttttgctgaggaagaccggctctgagctaacatctattgccaatcctgctcctttttttttttttcccccccaaagccccagtagatagttgtatgtcatagttgcacatccttctagttgctgtatgtgggacgcggcctcagcatggccagagaagcggtgcgtcggtgcgcgccctggatccgaaccccgggccgccagcagcagagcgtgcgcacttaatcgctaagccacgaggccggcccgatGTGCATGTCTTATTGCATCCTAACAGGAGGATCATAATATCAAACTACCCCACTATAAATGAAACTAAATTTGATTACCCGGTTAAGGTAGTAAACAGCTATtccccaacaatatgctgctccCCAACAATCTTCCACCCAATTTTTTAGAATCCAGTGATGATCCTTGCTTGAATCAATTATTATACTGGGGATTGCAAAATCATAAAATAGTGATTCTTCTAATCTACCTTTCCTTCTACACTTATTGCATAGCTTCTGTAAAAACAaactttctccatctcctccctccGCTGGCAGCCtcaattacttattttttaaattaacactaaggattaaaattttatttaatgtgttaatGATCCATTACCATCAACATTTGTTTTAATGTTCAATTGGTCCCAAATTTAGCCAGTGGGAGTTTCCTTCAAGCCAGCACCTGTGTCCTTCTGACATGACCCCACTAGTCTTCAAGTAATTCTTTGCTTTCTAGCACTATAAACTGTCCCAAACTCACCTCGTACTTtccctgccccagacctggaatcagccatttctccaagcaCTGGTTCATTTTAGAAACCAAATTCTGGGTACTAGGTGTACTCACTGCTATTGAGTGtaattgcttctaggccctctcaatGAAGAAAgttaggaaatatatatttttaaaaaatcatgaggtCATATTGtcaattcaaatttaacattACAAAGTTTATCCCTgccttcgtttttttttttttttttgaggcagatcagcccagagctaacatgtatgctaatcctcctctttttgctgaggaagaccggcgctgagctaacatctattgccaatcctcctcctttccccccccccaaagccgcagtagatagttgtatgtcatagttgcacacccttctagttactgtatgtgggacgcggcctcagcatggcctgagaagcggtgcgtcggtgcgcgcccgggatccgaacccgggccgccagtagtggagcgcgagcacttaaccgctaagccccggggcggCCCTATCCCTGCCTTCTTTTACATCTGTATCTCTTTTCTCTTACAGTGAAAATCTTGGAGCCTAATAACAttaatctatccatctatttgcTTTAtcttataatatatatgaaatagcTTCTGAATTATAATTCCAAcatttctacttatttattttttcagggtGAgggggactagccctgagctaacatccgatgccaatcctcctttttgctgaggaagtttggccctgggctaacatcctgcctatcttcctctactttatacgggacgccgccacagcatggcttgacatgtgcgcccgggatccgaacctgcgaaccccgggccgccgcagcagagctcgggcgcttaaccactacgccacctggccggccccccaaCATTTCTACTTAGAATAAATATAAGTTCAAGACTTCTTTGTAGTTCTTTATGCACTTAGATTATATCCCACTAAATGACAGCACTGTGTTCAAAAGTTACTTGAATTTGAGATTTCCACTTCTGGTAAGAGTTGACTAGCTTGTTGATAACAAGAAAAGCCGgtcaaaaaacattaaaaaaaaaatctgtttaaagACATAGGAGAGCTATCAAGGCAGTAAGTACTTGAGGGTCCaagatttggagaaaagggaagagcaGAGAGGTGAACCCAACACTTAGTGCTGCTTTTCCAATTCTCAAGCAGCAGAGCTGAGAAGTTGAAATGCTGAGTAGAGCTTCCAGACATGTTATGAGACTGGGAAGTACAAAAATTGTAGTTCCTAGCTCACCAAGGAGGAGCGGCCCTGGTAAACAAGACAGCCTCTCACGAGGGACACTCAAGGGACTACACTCTCGGAGTAGAGGCGAAAAGACTGAAGCCCAGCCCCCAATAAACTTAATCCCGGATTGTATTAAGAAGATATgctcccgggccggccccgtggcttagtggttaagtacgcgcgctccactgctggcagcccgggttcggatcccgggcgcgcactgatgtactgcttctccggccatgctgaggccgcgtcccacatacagcaactagaaggatgtgcaactatgacatacaactatctactggggctttgggggaaaaataaataaataaataaaattataaaaaaaaaaaaaaaaaagaagatatgctCCCACTCTAGCGGCCtaccaaaagcaaaagtaaaccctcccaggaagaagaaaatgccaCCCAAAGCTTCAATTTATCTCTACAATTTACACACAAATTACCTAGAATATCAGGAGAAAAGTCCAAATGACCAAAAGCCCAGAGAAAAACAGATACTAGAAACAGATATATCTGAGTTGCTAGACAGACTTTAAAATGTGATTAACGTGTTCAAGAAAGTTGATGACAAGATGGGGAAAAGGTCTAACATGTATAATTAGTCACAGaagaacagaagaaagagaatgggcATTTACAATACTTGGGGACATGACTTAGAATTTTACCAACTACTCATAAGCAGAGGCTACCACAGTAGTTCAGACATGGAATAAAGAGAGCAAGGGCATTGGGCATAGAGAGAAGTGGCAAATTGATTACTCTAAGCTAAACACTAGACAACCAAAGTATTTGGCAGATAAGGGGCTTAAGTTTCCTAAAGGCAAGAAAATATCTGGCACATCAATAGATGCTTTGATGAATGGACATCTAAGAGAGCCAAGTTTCATTTtccaataaagaagaaaagattaacTTGTTTTGGGACATGATAAGGAGCAGTGATTTAACTCTCCCAAAGTAAAGCCATTATAGGATAACTGAAGTAGTACAAAATTGTCACCTTTATTCACAAGTTTTAGTTTGCTTTATTTGGTTAAGGAAATCTTTAAAAAGGTTACAATACGGGTACTAATTTGCAAAGAACCATGGACATtggttattttaaattactttatggTACCACTTAATGAAAAATGGCAAGGATAGCATTTTGCAAGGATCAGATGCTGTGGCAGCAAGTCTGTCCTGTAAAgaaccttaattttttttttcagaatctcCGCAATCATGTTCTATTTTACTTTAAAGGTAAATGGTGCCCTACAAATTTCTGTGTATTCACTCAAGAATCACTTATAAAGCTTGATTAGTCCTATTATCTTGCAGACTCAAAAATTACCTAAAGGGCTCTTCAAACAACAGATTGTAGATCAGTTTTCAGTAACCAAAatttggggggaggaaggggcattttctttttgctctagAAAAATGAGCTCTTGGTTGGTCTATTGTGTGTAAAATTGTAGAGTAACTCTGGAATATTCATAAACATCTTAGTAACGACGAACAAATGATTCAAACACACGATTTAATTTAGGTCCTAATTCCAGGGCTGCTCAATTGAACTCTAAAATCCTAGCCCCGTGAAATTGAGAGCGTTACCAGGTCCTTCGGCCAGATTCTTTAAGGAACAGTAACGATTCCATGGACCAGTTTTCTCCAGGGTAGACGCACTGTAAATAAACCCAACTACTTCAAAAAGATGAGAACCAGATAACTTCCTTTCCACGTGAATAAAGGGCCAGTTGCAATTCGCGAAATCGAGCGAGACTGCCTTTCCACCCCGACACCTATTTTAAAGCATGAAATCGTGAAGCGTACCGTGAAGAAGGCTCTCCCGTAGCTTCCCAGAAGTTTTTAATAAGTTCTCAAGAAATGCTACTAGCTGTTCCTTACTCAGCTCTTTGTCTTGCAAGATTTCGCGCAGCGTTTCCGCAGAAACTAACCTGAAGGCACTGTCCCCGGGCAGCGAAAGGCCTGGTTCATGGTGGAGGGCGTCCACCGGGAAGACCTGCTCCCTGAACACTACCACCGAGGACCACCATTCCGCCGCGAGGTTCTTCCGCAACTCTATGCCCAACGGGCCAAAGCCGGGGTGGCACCCGCTCAGAAGAGACTCTCGGCTAAGCTGCCGCTGGGTGCCGCTGAGGAAATGCCTTCTCTGACAGAGCTCCACCAGCGCCTCGCTGCCCTCGCCACCGGACTCCGGGGCTTCTCTCGGCTCGCTACCCCGCGGCAGCTCCTCGTGCGAAGTCAGGGGCCCTCCGAGAGAGCTACTCCCTTCCATCAACCGGTCCCGCCGCCCCCCATCTACTCGACCCCCAAACCCAGACAACAGGCACCTGCAGACTTTCCGGCAGGCCCTGACGGCTGCACCAGAGCGCATCGCCCTCGTCAGTTAAGGAGCACAGTCTATTAGACGGCTGATCCCAATAAACCGCCACAACGCTAAGAGCCCGAGAGCCAACTGCGCAGGCGCGACGGAAGTGACCGTGCGCGCGGCCGACCCCACCCACGGAAGCACGTCACTGTTCCGGCTACGGCCGCCGCGGGCCTTCCCCGCCAGCCATGGAGGAGGGCAGCTCGCGCCTTTTCTCACCTCAATCAAGCCTGGTACCCTCAAATTGTTCTTCATCTGACTTCATCAGCACGGGTAAAGGTCATTCCCATTTACTTTTCAGCCACCGTTGAGTCAGCTTTACTTTCCTTCCTAATGGACATCAAAATACTTCGGTGTTCTCCAAATCACCATTTAAATACACCTTCTCAATCTTAAATGTTAACGAAAAGAAACTTTGGTTcccatttttaacaagtttcttTATGATGGCTTGGAGACCCAGGCCTTCGTTGTAAAGCTGGTAAATGCTGCCGCCAGCATGCCTACTCACAGCAGTTCTCCTGGGAGTGTGGGGTGAGCTGTGACGGGGAAGGGGTACGGTTCCTACACATACTGGAGTGGTTCTCAAACGGCAGTCCTCGGCCAGAGGGTGGCCAACAGTACCTATCACTGGGAACACTAGAAACAAACCGCCGCGAGGAGCCCAGCATTGTAAACATGCCCTCCAGGTGAATGTGGAGGCACACTGCGAACCACTAGCATATAGTAAGGTCTTCTACCAGAGGATCCTTCTAAAGGTTCTTATCAAAATATGCAACCTTGTGTGATTACCTGTTTACAATGGAGATCCATGATTACCTAGCAGGCTTGTGACTTTATCTGTATTTTAACACTTAGAGCCCTTAAGAAAATTGCTCAAATAGTAAAAAAAAGTACACTCGACTGAGGAAAATGGTTGATTTCAAAGCCCATGATTCCTTACTTCTAACTTCCCTTAAAGTGGTTAGGAAAACTTGAAGATTAATCCAGGTGAAAGAAACAAGCTACTAGATTCCACTAGACTAccaagaaagggcagtttataaAAAGAGGGTAATAGCTTAGCAATTGAGTTAACATAACACAGGAGCAGCTAAAATTTTTCATCATGTGTAAGGTGTTGTGAGAGGCTCAGAAAACCCTTCTATACAAGGACATGTGCTCAAGTTTGTAAAAAGAGAAACTAGAAAATGAAACTGTTGTTGGAAAGCAATTGTTAGTCAACTGCAAAACTGGGCATTATTAACATGGTGTTTTCCACACTCAGGAAACACACACCAGGAGAGGCCTACAcgcaaataaattaaaagagagaatggggagaaaaatcacatttattaGTGAAGACAACCACAGGCTGGACACAACACACATGCTAAAAAGTGGactgtttttaaaaacttacttcAAAGGTAAATAGGTAAATGTTTTCCACAGCCCCACAatcatttcaataaatgtttacaaaTTAAAGGCCCAAGTTAGACATTAAACagtaaaatatgtaataaatactCCAACCTACCCCAAAAGCTTCTTATAAGTTAAAAGTCATAATGAATTTGACTATCCATGCTATTGAAAACTCTTCAGTTACTAGAGAGGCTGAATCAGTTTTCAATGTATTAGTCCTAAAAACACCACTccccatcccccccccccccgaggcaaaTTCtagtttgttttacattttaggaTGAGGCATTAACACCAATTAAAGCCTCAGTTTAATAATCAGAATTTAAATGAAGTCTCATGAAGACCTCTCCTCTCCTGGCAAAAAGAACTAACATATATACCACTCTCTGGGAAGACATTCCGACCTACTTCTAGCCATTATTCAAATAAAGGATTAGAAAGATTGGTGAGCCGAAGTTAAATCTAAAGCTACCCCCTGGGATCTTTCCAGCAATAAACCCATGTTGACCCTAACAAGATGACTAGTACTATAGTCACTGTGCTTTTAGTTATGTTGCTTCCTCTTGGTTAACCATTAATTTTGatgagaatttctttttcctgtgttcACTTGAACATGAGTAGACCTTACAGTTTGAAGTCCTCTCGAGTTTCCTGAATTATTGGAAAAACATTCATGACTCCCAGTGTGACTACAGTTAAGAGCCCCAGGAAGCCTGTGAAGACTAGAATCTATATATAACCTGCACTAAGAACACTGAAAACAAATCCAAACTTAGCTCTTGGCCAACCACC is a genomic window containing:
- the POLG2 gene encoding DNA polymerase subunit gamma-2, mitochondrial isoform X3; the protein is MRSGAAVRACRKVCRCLLSGFGGRVDGGRRDRLMEGSSSLGGPLTSHEELPRGSEPREAPESGGEGSEALVELCQRRHFLSGTQRQLSRESLLSGCHPGFGPLGIELRKNLAAEWWSSVVVFREQVFPVDALHHEPGLSLPGDSAFRLVSAETLREILQDKELSKEQLVAFLENLLKTSGKLRESLLHGALEHYVNCLDLVNKRLPFGLAQIGVCFHPVSDTKQTPDGVKSQRIGEKTEASLVWFTSARTASQWLDFWLRHRLLWWRKGRDGRKSVIPSVLSVHGDLDRGMLAYLYDSFQLTDNSFTRKKNLHRKVLKLHPCLAPIKVALDVGRGPTVELRQVCQGLFNELLESGISVWPGYLETVQSSSEQLYSKYDEMSILFTVLITEATLENGLIHLRSRDTTMKEMMHISKVKDFLTKYISSANNV
- the POLG2 gene encoding DNA polymerase subunit gamma-2, mitochondrial isoform X2 yields the protein MRSGAAVRACRKVCRCLLSGFGGRVDGGRRDRLMEGSSSLGGPLTSHEELPRGSEPREAPESGGEGSEALVELCQRRHFLSGTQRQLSRESLLSGCHPGFGPLGIELRKNLAAEWWSSVVVFREQVFPVDALHHEPGLSLPGDSAFRLVSAETLREILQDKELSKEQLVAFLENLLKTSGKLRESLLHGALEHYVNCLDLVNKRLPFGLAQIGVCFHPVSDTKQTPDGVKSQRIGEKTEASLVWFTSARTASQWLDFWLRHRLLWWRKFAMSPSNFSSSDCQDEEGRKGNKLYYNFPWGKEPIETLWNLGDHELLHMYPGNGSQLHGRDGRKSVIPSVLSVHGDLDRGMLAYLYDSFQLTDNSFTRKKNLHRKVLKLHPCLAPIKVALDVGRGPTVELRQVCQGLFNELLESGISVWPGYLETVQSSSEQLYSK